A region of the Dickeya chrysanthemi NCPPB 402 genome:
TTTTCAACAAACTGGAAAAAGTTTACTCCAACGGTTTCAAAGCAGTTCACGGTATCGACCTGACGATCAAAGACGGCGAATTTATGGTTATCGTAGGGCCGTCTGGTTGTGCGAAATCCACCACCCTGCGCATGCTGGCCGGACTGGAAACCATCAGCGGCGGCGAAGTTCGCATCGGCGACAAAATCGTCAACAATCTGGCGCCGAAAGATCGCGGCATCGCGATGGTGTTCCAGAACTATGCGCTCTACCCGCACATGACGGTTCGCGAAAACCTGGCCTTCGGCCTGAAACTCAGCAAGATGCCGAAAGACAAGATCGAAGCGCAGGTTAACGAAGCGGCTAAGATTCTGGAGCTGGAAGAATTGATGGATCGCTTGCCGCGCCAGTTGTCCGGCGGTCAGGCACAGCGCGTTGCTGTTGGCCGCGCCATCGTCAAAAAACCGGATGTGTTCCTGTTTGACGAACCGCTTTCCAACCTGGACGCGAAATTGCGCGCCTCAATGCGTATCCGTATCTCGGATCTGCACAAACAGTTGAAGAAGAGCGGCCATCCGGCAACCAGCGTCTACGTGACCCATGACCAGACCGAGGCCATGACGATGGGCGACCGTATTTGCGTCATGAAGCTGGGCCACATTATGCAGGTCGATACGCCGGATAATCTGTACCATTTCCCGAAAAACATGTTCGTCGCCGGGTTTATCGGTGCGCCGGAAATGAATATCAAACCCGGCAAGTTGCTGGAAGATAATGGACAGATCTCGCTGCAGGTAGGCAAATACACCATGGGTCTTAACCAGTCGAAGCAGGACAAAGTTCGCGGTTACATTGGTAAAGATATCTGCTTCGGCGTTCGCCCAGAGTATGTCACGGTATCTGAATCGCCGTTCGACGGCGGTCATTTCCAGGGCGAACTGGTACGTGCCGAAAACATGGGCCATGAGTTCTTCATGTACATCAAGGTTGATGGATTTGAACTGACCAGCCGTATGCCGTCAGACGAAGCACGGGTGATTATCAACAATGGATTGAATCGTCAGGTGTATTTCAAGTTCGATATGGATAAATGCCATATTTTTGATGCCAAAACAGAACAAAATATCTCTCTTTAACAGGAGTATAACCGATGAAAAAAGTGATCCTACGCACATTGATAGCCTCTTCTCTTGCACTGATGGCGCATCAGTCCTTTGCGGCTGAGCAGGTTGACTTGCGTATGTCATGGTGGGGCGGCAACGGTCGCCACCAGGTGACACTGAAAGCCATTGAGGAATTCCAGAAAAAATATCCGGATATCAAGGTTAAAGCGGAATACACCGGTTGGGATGGACATCTGTCTCGTTTGACCACGCAGATCGCGGGTAATACCGAGCCTGATGTGATGCAGACCAACTGGAACTGGCTGCCGATTTTCTCCCGTACCGGTGATGGCTTCTACGACCTGAACAAAGTGAAAGATGTGCTGGACCTGTCGCAGTTTGATGCGAAAGAACTGCAGGCGACGACGGTTGACGGCAAACTGAACGGGATTCCGATTTCCGTAACGGCGCGCGTCTTCTATTACAACACCGAAACCTGGAAGAAATCCGGCCTGACCGCCCCGAAAAACTGGGATGAACTGGTGAATGCCGGCAAGGTCTTCAAAGAAAAACTGGGCGACCAATTCTATCCGCTGGTGCTGGAGCATCAGGACTCGTTGGCGTTGCTGAATTCTTACATGGTACAGAAGTACAACATTCCGGCGGTGGACGAGAAAAACAAGAAATTCTCTTATACCGACGCGCAATGGGTAGAGTTCTTCGAGATGTACAAGAAGCTGGTTGATGGCCACGTCATGCCGTCTGCGAAATACTACGCTTCGTTCGGCAAGAGCAACATGTATGAAATGAAGCCGTGGATTGCCGGTGACTGGGGTGGTACGTACATGTGGAACTCCACCATCACCAAGTACTCCGATAACCTGCAGCCGCCGGCCAAACTGGAACTGGGTGCCTACCCCATGCTGCCGGGCGCCAAAGAAGCGGGATTATTCTTTAAACCGGCTCAGATGTTGTCTATCGGCAAGTCCAGTAAGCACCCGAAAGAAGCCGCTATGTTGATCAACTACCTGTTGAACAGTAAAGAAGGCATTCAGGCGCTGGGACTGGAACGCGGCGTGCCGTTAAGCAAAGCGGCAGTTGCTCAGTTGCGTGCCGATGGCGTCATCAAAGACAGCGACCCGTCGGTAGCGGGCCTGAACCTGGCATTGTCCTTACCGCATGAAACCAAGACATCGCCTTATTTCGACGATCCGCAAATCGTCGCCCTGTTCGGTGATGCCATTCAATATATCGATTATGGTCAGAAATCCGTGGAAGAAACCGCCAAATACTTCCAACGTCAGGCTGATCGTATTCTGAAACGCGCCATGAAAGAATAACTGCCAACTGGTTATTTCTCTAAGCCCCGTGCTCTGTGCCGGGGCTTTTTTATTAAAAATGAAACAAAATGAATCATACTGTCGATCATCGTCACAATTTGAAATCATTTTGAAGTTATTGTGATTCTAAAAGATCACGATCACAAAACGAAATTAAATAATCCATAAAATAGAACTCGTTCCATGAGAACGCATCGTTTTTATTTTTTTATTCTTTTTCTTTATCTGTATATCTATAGGGAAAGTACAATGAAGATTAAATTATTAACTTTGGCTGTTGCATCTCTGATTAGCGTTAATGCTCTGGCTGTATCCATCGATTATCGTCATGAAATGACGGATAACACTAAAGTTGGTCATAAAGACCGTCTGTTAATCTCTCACCGTTTTGCGAATGGTTTTGGATTATCGTCCGAAGTAAAATGGGCTCAATCCGGCAGGGACGGTAACCCAAACAGACCGTTTAGCGAACAGGTCAGCAACGGCACCGAAGTTGTCGCCAGCTACGTGTATAAATTCAACGACGTCTTTTCTATCGAACCGGGATTTTCTTTAGAATCAAGTTCATCCAATAACAATTATCGCCCCTATCTTCGCGGCCGGGCTAATGTGACCGATGATTTGTCTGTCGCCTTACGCTATCGTCCTTATTTCAAACGTAACAGTGAGAACATCAGGCAACAGGGTAAAGAAACGATGGACAAAGGTTATACCCTGACCGGTAATATCGACTATAACTTCCTGGATGTTTATACCCTCGGTTACGAGCTGGAATACAAAAAAGGCACCTCCGGCGAAACTGTCCTTTCTGACAACGATAATTATGACATCACTCATGAAGTGAAATTGTCTTACAAGTGGGACAAAAACTGGAAGCCATATGTCGCACTCGGCAACGTTTCTGGTTCTAAAACCACTGACGAACGCCAGACCCGTTACCGTGTAGGCGTGCAATATAGCTTCTAATCGCTGTCTGTGACGCCTTAAACAAGGCGTCAAAATGGATAATAAAAATGACTGCAATATGGAATCTTTATTATCCAGGTTAATATCCAGTGGGAATTAACCAAACCATCAACTCGTCTTTTTAAATTTCTGTGTCGATGTCCCTTTTCGGGAATCATATTATTCGCCACTTTGGGTAAACATTTTTTCTCTTCGATGAAATGTTTACCTGTTTTTTTATCGCCATCACCCTCATACTCGTGTTATTAATTTAACCACCTCATCTCACCATCAACCCTGAATATATGAGTAAACTGTTATGTCATTATCAAAGATAATTGCAGGAACACTTATTATGTCTGTCAGTGGATTCAGCCTCGCCGAGACCACCTTCCCGATATGGCCGCAAGGTGAAGCGCCCGGCGCCATCACGTCATCGGTACAACAGCAAGTGGTCGAACGCAGTAAAGACCCTGCCTGGCCGGATCGTGCCGTAACCGGCATTCGCAGCCCGGAAATCACGGTTTATGTACCGGACAACCCTAATGGCACAGCACTATTAATTACCCCCGGCGGTTCTTACCAACGCGTCGTACTGGATAAGGAAGGTAGTGATTTAGCCCCATACTTTACCCAACAAGGCTACACCTTGTTCGTCATGACCTACCGTATGCCGGCTGACGGTCATCAGGAGGGTGCCGATGCGCCGCTGGCCGATGCTCAACGAGCGATACGTACGCTGCGTTCCCATGCCGCGCAGTGGCATATTAACCCACAGCGTATCGGTATTATGGGCTTCTCCGCAGGCGGACATGTCGCCGCCAGTTTGGGTACCCGTTTTGCACAAACCGTTTATCCCGCTCAGGATGAAATCGACAACGTCAGCGCCCGCCCTGATTTTATGGTGCTGA
Encoded here:
- a CDS encoding ABC transporter ATP-binding protein, which encodes MAEVIFNKLEKVYSNGFKAVHGIDLTIKDGEFMVIVGPSGCAKSTTLRMLAGLETISGGEVRIGDKIVNNLAPKDRGIAMVFQNYALYPHMTVRENLAFGLKLSKMPKDKIEAQVNEAAKILELEELMDRLPRQLSGGQAQRVAVGRAIVKKPDVFLFDEPLSNLDAKLRASMRIRISDLHKQLKKSGHPATSVYVTHDQTEAMTMGDRICVMKLGHIMQVDTPDNLYHFPKNMFVAGFIGAPEMNIKPGKLLEDNGQISLQVGKYTMGLNQSKQDKVRGYIGKDICFGVRPEYVTVSESPFDGGHFQGELVRAENMGHEFFMYIKVDGFELTSRMPSDEARVIINNGLNRQVYFKFDMDKCHIFDAKTEQNISL
- a CDS encoding ABC transporter substrate-binding protein — encoded protein: MKKVILRTLIASSLALMAHQSFAAEQVDLRMSWWGGNGRHQVTLKAIEEFQKKYPDIKVKAEYTGWDGHLSRLTTQIAGNTEPDVMQTNWNWLPIFSRTGDGFYDLNKVKDVLDLSQFDAKELQATTVDGKLNGIPISVTARVFYYNTETWKKSGLTAPKNWDELVNAGKVFKEKLGDQFYPLVLEHQDSLALLNSYMVQKYNIPAVDEKNKKFSYTDAQWVEFFEMYKKLVDGHVMPSAKYYASFGKSNMYEMKPWIAGDWGGTYMWNSTITKYSDNLQPPAKLELGAYPMLPGAKEAGLFFKPAQMLSIGKSSKHPKEAAMLINYLLNSKEGIQALGLERGVPLSKAAVAQLRADGVIKDSDPSVAGLNLALSLPHETKTSPYFDDPQIVALFGDAIQYIDYGQKSVEETAKYFQRQADRILKRAMKE
- the kdgM gene encoding oligogalacturonate-specific porin KdgM: MKIKLLTLAVASLISVNALAVSIDYRHEMTDNTKVGHKDRLLISHRFANGFGLSSEVKWAQSGRDGNPNRPFSEQVSNGTEVVASYVYKFNDVFSIEPGFSLESSSSNNNYRPYLRGRANVTDDLSVALRYRPYFKRNSENIRQQGKETMDKGYTLTGNIDYNFLDVYTLGYELEYKKGTSGETVLSDNDNYDITHEVKLSYKWDKNWKPYVALGNVSGSKTTDERQTRYRVGVQYSF
- the paeX gene encoding pectin acetylesterase PaeX, whose product is MSVSGFSLAETTFPIWPQGEAPGAITSSVQQQVVERSKDPAWPDRAVTGIRSPEITVYVPDNPNGTALLITPGGSYQRVVLDKEGSDLAPYFTQQGYTLFVMTYRMPADGHQEGADAPLADAQRAIRTLRSHAAQWHINPQRIGIMGFSAGGHVAASLGTRFAQTVYPAQDEIDNVSARPDFMVLMYPVISMQENIAHAGSRKALIGSHPSEAQIERYSAEKQVSAQTPPTFLVHAIDDPSVSVDNSLVMLSALRENKIPTEIHLFEQGKHGFGIRGTVGLPAAAWPQLLNNWIKSLQLDKKAWESNR